Below is a window of Sulfitobacter sp. SK012 DNA.
ACGTGACCAGAATTGTCGTTGACGCCGCCAAGCCGGACAAAACCAGTTTTGTCGGCAAACTGCTTGGGAGCGGCCGTAAGTCTGCGCCCAAATCGGATTACGAAGCCCATATTGATGCCGCCGAACCGCTGGAAATGGCGATCCCTGTCGATCCGGATCGCACAGCTATGATGTTGATGACATCCGGCACTACAAGCAATCCAAAGGTTGTCGAACTAAGCCACAAAAACATCAAAGCGCAGCTCGATGCATTCCGTGAGGTTTATCAGTTTACGGCTGAAACACGCCTGCTTAACCCGCTGCCACTACATTTTACGGACGGCATTCTGCACGGACCCCTGCATGTGTTGTTTGTCGGCGCCACCCTTTACCGGCCATCTGTTTTAGAGTTCGACAAGCTGGAGAGCATGCTGCTATCTGTATACCGGGACCGTATCACACACTTCTTCGTTGTGCCGACCTTGCTCAATCTGATCCTCAGCTTACCCGAGTCGTTTGATGACGCTTTTGATACACCGGATTTTCGGATGCTTCGCTCGAGCGGAGACCGGCTTGGTTTGCCAGTCTGGAAAAACTTCGAAGATCGCTTTTCGGTAAGAGTGTGCAACGCCTATGGTCTTTCCGAAACCGTCTGTGAGGCGTCGTACTGCGGACCGCAGGACGGCACCTATCGTCTGGGTACGGCCGGCAAGCCGGTCGGTTGCGAAATAAGAGTGATGACTTCACAAGGAGAGGAAGTTGCCCTTGGGGACGAAGGTGAACTATGGATACGAGGTGACATCGTCGCAAAAGGCTACCGCAATAATCCGGATGCAACGAGTAATGCGTTCTCGGATGGTTGGTTCCGCACGGGAGATCTGGCAAGGCTGGACCAGGATGGTTTTGTCTCCATCACCGGAAGGGAAAGCGGCATAATCATCTCCGGAGGGATCAACATCAATCCTGCGGATGTCTCAGATGTCATCATGAAATTGCCCTGGGTGACGGATGCTGCAGTCTTCGGTATTGACGATCCGACATTCGGCGAAAAAGTTGTCGCCGCTGTCGCGCTCGACACTGAACATGATGATAAGGCTAGGGCCAGAGAAGAGATTGTCGGGTTTTGCAGAGACAATCTTGCGCGTCATAAAGTGCCGCGCACCGTTCTGCTTCTGAACGAGATTCCTCGCACTCTGTCTGGCAAGGCGATTGTCAGAAAACTGCGAGATATTGCCCGGGCGCCTGAGATGACAGGCGAGGGCCGGTCGAACGAGGTTGCAAAAGACGTTATTAGAATTGCGTCCAAAGTTTTCAATTGTGAGCCAAAAGACCTGACCTTGAATTCTACCGCGAAATCAGCCGTCGGCTGGGACAGCTTTGCGCATGTTCAGCTAATTCTTGAGGCTGAGCGCGCATATGGCGTGACGATCCCGCCTCGTGCGTTTCTGAATATCAGGTCGCTGAAAGAGCTCGCGCAGATACTGGAAGAACAAAATGGCACGTCGTAGCATTAAATCTGAAAGCCGTACGTTTCTGACCAAACACCAAGAACCTGCACCCGCTCTGGCGTGGTTCCTTGTTTTTGGCATCTTGGCATCCATCACAGCGTTAACGCTGAC
It encodes the following:
- a CDS encoding AMP-binding protein → MVVDGVAFSYGQFDKRVKKLSRVLFETCDPDRGMGIITRSATEMACLFVAALRVGVPVININPELTPSERAHALRASNVAHVFIDRDIDDDHPLPENVTRIVVDAAKPDKTSFVGKLLGSGRKSAPKSDYEAHIDAAEPLEMAIPVDPDRTAMMLMTSGTTSNPKVVELSHKNIKAQLDAFREVYQFTAETRLLNPLPLHFTDGILHGPLHVLFVGATLYRPSVLEFDKLESMLLSVYRDRITHFFVVPTLLNLILSLPESFDDAFDTPDFRMLRSSGDRLGLPVWKNFEDRFSVRVCNAYGLSETVCEASYCGPQDGTYRLGTAGKPVGCEIRVMTSQGEEVALGDEGELWIRGDIVAKGYRNNPDATSNAFSDGWFRTGDLARLDQDGFVSITGRESGIIISGGININPADVSDVIMKLPWVTDAAVFGIDDPTFGEKVVAAVALDTEHDDKARAREEIVGFCRDNLARHKVPRTVLLLNEIPRTLSGKAIVRKLRDIARAPEMTGEGRSNEVAKDVIRIASKVFNCEPKDLTLNSTAKSAVGWDSFAHVQLILEAERAYGVTIPPRAFLNIRSLKELAQILEEQNGTS